A window of Hippoglossus stenolepis isolate QCI-W04-F060 chromosome 16, HSTE1.2, whole genome shotgun sequence contains these coding sequences:
- the epn2 gene encoding LOW QUALITY PROTEIN: epsin-2 (The sequence of the model RefSeq protein was modified relative to this genomic sequence to represent the inferred CDS: deleted 2 bases in 1 codon), with translation MPSSTIRRQMKNMVNNYSDAEKKVREATSNDPWGPSSSLMSEIADLTYNVVAFSEIMSMIWKRLNDHGKNWRHVYKALTLLDYLIKTGSERVALQCKENIFAIQTLKDFQYIDRDGKDQGINVREKSKQLVVLLKDEERLKGERSQALKTKERMAQVSTGSSQMGFGRGSSQPNLSTSYSEEYGRSEGSPASYHGSTSPNAGGRRRRAGSELEQARPQTSGEEELQLQLALAMSREAAEQEDRIRRGDDLRLQMALEESKKGPGSAKLPKKKKEPQSSLLDLMDVPVAGASADPWGAGARARAAAGAGAGAVAGAGAAAASGDPWQPYGSAPKPAAPVDPWGVPPSVPPMKSSDPWANSTPASDPWGSAAARPKTSNTGSFDLFNSSNGTSKEDFSEFDSLRSSSSVPTGDGGITSSIPSQASLASSGSLDLFDHMPTSINTHPTRKTPESFLGPNAALVNLDSLVTKPAQPPPVVNPFLASTGGTAPAAAAATHANPFQVSQPAPPTLNQMRVSPMPSGFAAMPESMAQPITMVPVAGMAPIGRAMPGMGVSAVGGVGMPASMSMPQPLMSMPPPGQPTGTTNPFLL, from the exons ATGCCAAGCTCCACCATCCGCCGGCAGATGAAGAACATGGTGAACAACTACTCTGATGCagagaagaaagtgagagaggCCACTTCCAACGACCCCTGGGGCCCGTCGTCTTCTCTCATGTCCGAGATCGCAGACCTTACCTACAACGTGGTGGCCTTCAGCGAGATCATGAGCATGATCTGGAAGCGGCTCAACGACCACGGCAAGAACTGGCGCCACGTCTACAAGGCGCTCACTCTGCTCGACTACCTGATCAAGACGGGCTCGGAGCGAGTGGCGCTGCAATGCAAAGAGAACATCTTTGCCATCCAGACTCTGAAGGACTTCCAGTACATTGACAGGGACGGCAAAGACCAGGGCATCAATGTCAGAGAGAAGAGCAAGCAGCTGGTGGTCCTACTCAAAGATGAGGAGCGCCTCAAGGGAGAAAG GTCTCAGGCTTTGAAGACCAAAGAGCGCATGGCCCAGGTGTCCACAGGGAGCAGTCAGATGGGTTTTGGCCGAGGCTCGTCTCAGCCCAACCTCTCCACTTCTTACAGCGAAGAGTACGGCAGGTCAGAGGGCTCACCTGCCTCCTACCATGGCT CCACGTCCCCCAATGCGGgcgggcggcggcggcgg gcgggctCAGAGCTGGAGCAGGCCCGACCTCAGACCAGCGGAGAGGAGGAGCTACAGCTGCAACTCGCTCTCGCCATgagcagagaggctgcagagcaG GAGGATCGCATTCGCAGAGGGGATGACTTGAGACTACAGATGGCCTTAGAGGAGAGCAAGAAGGGTCCAGGTTCAGCAAAACTgcccaaaaagaagaaagag CCACAGTCATCTTTATTGGATCTGATGGACGTCCCAGTGGCCGGTGCCAGTGCCGATCCCTGGGGTGCTGGAGCTCGGGCCAGAGCAGCAGCCGGAGCGGGAGCCGGAGCCGTAGCTGGAGccggggctgctgctgcatcaggaGACCCCTGGCAGCCTTATG GGTCTGCCCCTAAGCCAGCAGCCCCAGTTGACCCGTGGGGTGTGCCGCCTTCTGTCCCACCCATGAAGAGCAGCGACCCATGGGCAAACTCCACCCCTGCCTCTGACCCCTGGGGCTCTGCAGCCGCCCGCCCCAAGACATCCAACACAG GTAGCTTCGACCTGTTCAATTCATCCAATGGTACGTCCAAAGAGGACTTCTCAGAGTTTGACAGCctgcgctcctcctcctctgtccccacTG GTGATGGGGGTATCACCTCCTCTATTCCCTCCCAAGCCAGTCTCGCCAGCAGCGGCAGTCTGGACCTCTTCGACCACATGCCCACATCTATCAACACACACCCAACCAGAAAGACTCCCGAGTCCTTCCTGGGTCCCAACGCAGCTCTGGTGAATCTGGACTCCCTGGTGACCAAACCAGCCCAGCCCCCGCCAGTCGTCAACCCGTTCTTGGCTTCGACag GTGGCACCGctccagcggcagcagcagcaacccaCGCCAACCCCTTCCAAGTAAGCCAGCCAGCTCCCCCCACCCTCAACCAGATGCGGGTCAGCCCCATGCCCTCGGGCTTCGCCGCCATGCCCGAGTCCATGGCCCAGCCAATCACCATGGTCCCTGTGGCAGGGATGGCTCCCATCGGGCGTGCAATGCCCGGTATGGGGGTCAGCGCTGTCGGAGGTGTGGGGATGCCAGCCTCCATGTCCATGCCCCAGCCCCTGATGAGCATGCCCCCCCCGGGGCAGCCCACAGGAACCACCAACCCCTTCCTTTTGTGA
- the b9d1 gene encoding B9 domain-containing protein 1, with translation MATSDPSVFLLIVNGQIEGGNFPEYDNLYCKYCFVYGHDWAPISGLEEGITQITCKGSQSSNKLIWNFPLETTFKSTNPSGWPQLVVSVYGPDVFGNDVVRGYGATHIPLTSGQHTRTVPMFVPEPTWRLQKFTSWLLGRRPEYTDPKVVAQGEGREVTRVRSQGFVSVSFHILTKDMKKLGYDTGPSSPANKPSDASAWSTEEQTYRM, from the exons ATGGCCACGAGCGACCCGTCCGTGTTTCTTCTGATCGTGAACGGACAGATCGAGGGAGGCAAT tTTCCAGAGTACGACAACCTCTACTGCAAATACTGCTTCGTGTACGGACACGACTGGGCCCCGATCTCA gGGCTGGAGGAAGGCATCACTCAGATCACCTGTAAAGGCAGCCAGTCGTCAAACAAACTAATATGGAACTTCCCACTGGAGACAACTTTTAAGAGCACAAACCCATCAGGAT GGCCTCAGCTGGTGGTGAGCGTGTACGGTCCAGATGTGTTCGGCAACGACGTCGTCCGGGGCTACGGAGCAACACACATCCCTTTAACCTCTGGACA ACACACAAGGACTGTCCCCATGTTTGTTCCCGAGCCCACATGGAGACTTCAGAAATTCACAAG CTGGCTGTTGGGACGGCGGCCCGAGTACACAGACCCAAAAGTCGTGGCTCAGGGTGAAGGCAGAGaag TGACGCGGGTTCGTTCCCAAGGCTTCGTCAGCGTCTCCTTTCACATCCTGACTAAAGACATGAAGAAACTGGGTTATGACACGGGGCCATCGAGTCCTGCGAACAAGCCGTCTGATGCGTCTGCCTGGTCGACAGAAGAACAAACCTACAGGATGTAG